ATCATGGATACTTTCGGATGCTCGATAAGGTAATCACCCATAACAGAGCTTCGACCCGGGCAGTAGTTGAATACGCCGTCTGGCAGTCCTGCCTCTCGGAAGATTTCTACAAGGTTATAGCCAATACGGGAGGATATGGATGCTGGTTTGTAAACAACTGGGTTACCGGTAACAATGGCTGCGGAACACATGCCGATTGCAATGGCGAACGGGAAGTTCCATGGGGAGATAACAGCTGCAACACCTTTTGGCTGGTAGAAGAGCTGGTTGTGCTCACCCGGCGCACGACCCATTCTGCGTGGCTTGTCGAGACGAAGCATTTCACGGGCGTAGTATTCGAGGAAGTCGATACCTTCACCAACATCGTGGTACGCCTGATCCCATTGCTTACCAATTTCAAGCACCTGCCATGCGGAAAGTTCGTATTGACGCTCACGTGCAATCTCTGCGGCTTTAAGCAAACAGGCAGCACGTTCTTTTGCAGGTGTGTCGCGCCATGTGAGGAACGCTTTATCAGCGGCTTCAAGGGCTGCATCAATTTCTGCTGTACCAGCCTGACATACATCAGCAATTTTTTCACTGTAATCAGCAGGGTTGGTGGTCGGGATGACGTCGTCTGTCTGGACTTCTTTACCATTGATGTAGAGTGGAATGATTCCACCTGCTGATTCACGTATTTTGCTGATGGCAGCAGGAAATGCTGTTCTGCAGCGTGGAATGGTAAAGTCGATCATTGGATCGTTTTTAAAGTGTGGAAGACCATCGACAAATGTTTCTGGAGCAGGATCAGGCCGTGCGTCCATTTCACGTTTCAGGGTTATCTCAGGGTTTTCGAGGAGACGTGCTATTTCTGCTCCGTCAGCAAAAGACTGACGAAGGAAGGATTCGTTCGCAGTATTTTCAAGAAGACGGCGTACCAGGTAAGCCATGCCTGGAATGATATCACCGTATGGGCAGTAGAGACGAACGCGGCCTGCAACTTTAAGCAAACCTTTACGTACAGGTTCTGCCATGCCGTAGAGTACTTGGAATTCGTACCGTTCTTCAGGCACGTTCATGGCTTTTGCCATTTCCATGGTGGCAGAGATGGAGCGGATGTTATGGGAACCACAGGCAAAGTAAACTAACTCATGGTTTTCAAGCAGAATCTTGGCAACACGTTCAAAGGCGATGTCGGATTCCGGCTTATGCATCCATACTGGGAAATCCCAGTTATTCTGCTTCGCCAGAACTGATTCCATATCCCAGTATGCGCCTTTTACCAGACGTACTGCGATTGGGAGCTGTTCGGTACGTGCCCATTGAACAAGCTGCTCGGCATCTTGCTCTGTGCAGCGTAAGTAAGCCTGTAGTACGATAGAAAGATGTGGATAATGGCGGAATTCAGGAGCGCTGCGTAAGCGGCGGAATAACTCCAGAGTAATTTCGCGGTATTTGAGTGATTCCATATCAATGCACAGGAATCCACCCATTTCGATAACCTTACGGTAAACAGGCTCGAGACGTTTGTAGATACCCTGTACAGAGCCTTCAATATCAACAGGTTTTGCCTGAGAATAGAGTGCAGAAGGTTTTATGGATACATTAACCTTCGGTGTGAACCCCCAGTCCATGTTTTTATCGCCAGCCTTACCAGGGTGGGCTTTCCATTTGGACTGTTCTTCAGCGATTGCATCAAGTACCTCAAGGTAGCCGTCGCGGTAGGCGTCTGCTTCTTCTTCACTTACGGTAGCTTCACCAAGTAAATCTACTGTGAATGTGAAGCCTTCCTTGCGCAGTTTTGCAAGGCCCTTAACCGCTTCTTTGGTGTTCTGACCAACAATGAATTGGCGTCCCATGTTCTCAATGTTGGAGCGGATGGTCTTTTCCATGAGTTTAGCAGTAAGTTTACCACCTAAACTGGCTTTGCCTGCACCCCATTTAAGAACGGCTGGAACTTCATGGTCATCACCTGAGAAGTATTCGCGAATATGACGGGACAATGACTCCGAAGTGTTCAGATAAGGAAATACGTCTACAAAACGGAAAAGCTGAACCTTGAAGTCTTCGTTCTTCATAGCCCAGTCCATGACTTTACCGGTCCACCAACCTTTGTTGAAGATAGATGGTGCCTCGCCACTGATGCTTGTGAAGAACTCTTTACCGCGTTCAACAATCTTCGCCTCTAGCTGTGTATCCATTCAGGCCTCCTGAAGTGTACAAGTTGTCAATCGATAGATGTTCACTCTGTATTGGTCAAAATTCGGAACCTACCACCTTTATTTTATGTATAGTTATGAAAGTCGTTGTACAGCCTTAGCAAAATAGTGGCAAGCATCTCTGCGAATTTACAATATAATTCGAAAGAATAGCCTGAATAAGGGAGTCCTGGCGCTGACTGTTTGTACAATCCTTTATGGTGATGGCATTATTTTTATAGGTAGTGCTGTAGTCGGAGGACATAAAAAAGCGGTGTGCAAAAGCACACCACTTTAGAATACAATTCTACATTGAACGCACTGCAGAGGTTCTTACGTATTGAAAATTATAATGCGTAGAAACAATACATGGCTTGAGAAGTGGCAAGAATATTACTTATTGCGGTAAACAATCCGCCCCCTGGTAAGATCGTATGGAGAAAGCTCCACTTTAACCGTATCTCCAGGCAGAATGCGGATGTAAAATTTACGCATTTTACCAGAGATATGAGCAAGAACTACGTGTCCGTTGCTCAACTCTACTTTAAACATTGCGTTTGGCAATGCTTCCTGCACTACGCCATCAACTTCAATGGCTTCTTCCTTAGCCATGATTCCTCCATATAAAACAGTTGGTAATATGAATTTTCACAGTGAAAACTCTCTTTATTGTTACTATGCGTGGATAGCGACAAATATGCCCCGCTGTCAATAAGGAGAACGGCTTTAACTAATCCGAAACGTTATTATTTTCTGTTTGTTGGAAATTCGTTCTTTTTATATGCAATCATAATAAGATACGTTCCAAACAGTACCATAGGCACACAGAGAAGCATTCCCATTGTGAGCCAGTTAAAGGCAATGAAGCCGAGTTGCGCATCTGGTTCGCGGAAAAATTCTACAATAAAGCGGAATGATCCGTAGAAAATGAGAAAGAGTCCGGATACAGCGCGGGTAGGGCGCGGTTTTGCAGAGAATCCCCATAAGATAAGGAAAAGCATCAGACCTTCCAGCCCCGCTTCATATAGCTGGGATGGGTGGCGGGGAAGGGACCCTGCACCAGGAAAAATCATTCCAGTAGGTGCATCAGTTACTCTGCCCCAAAGTTCTGCGTTGATGAAGTTACCGATTCTTCCAAAGAATAATCCCGGAGGAACCATGGGTGCGAAAAAGTCGCCCACTTCAAATAACGTCATGGTATGTTTGCGGGCAAAGAGTGCGAAACAAACAATGACACCAAGCAAACCGCCATGAAACGACATGCCGCCGTTCCAGATAGCAAAGATTTCTAGTGGATTGGAAAGGTAGAACGACAAATCATAAAAAAGCACGTAGCCGATTCTGCCGCCTAATACTACGCCGAGCACACAAAACGTTACCAGATCGTCGACCATTTCAGTGGTCCAGATACTCGTTGGCTTAGAGGCACGGTATCTGCCCAGCAGCCAAGCCGCGAGAAAGCCGAAAAGGTACATAAGGCCGTACCAGTGTACACTGACAGGGCCGATTGAGAAGACCGTAGGGTCTATTTTGGGGTATGTAAGCATATATATCTCCGTAACAGCAAAATGCTCTACTGGTCGAGATTTATTGCGTCAATCATTGTTGCTGAAAATTGTGATAACTGTTTCTATGTCGTGCTGAATTTTATTGAATTCTGTGAAAACGAGGTGTTTGCTCCTTTTTTTGATGAGGTAGTAATCATAAAAAAAGGAGATGAGGTTGTCCTCTCTCCCTTGTGTCTTATTGAGTATGTATGACTGCTTTAAAGCCGACATATTTGTATAGGGGCAATTTGCCCCTGAATGAGACAGCGCTATTCCGGACTACCACCTTCACCCGGATAAATAACGCTGGCAGAGCGCGTAAGATCATACCCACCTAATTTTTCTGCGTGGGCTATGATCTGTGGATCACGTAGCAGACTGATGAAGGCCTGAATGTTTTTTTCGAAGTAGAGTGACTTAGGAATGATAAGGTCATAGCGCTCCCATTGTACTGGGATGAAATCAAGATTTAGTGCCTTTGCTACGGCACGGATACCGAGACCGGCATCTGCGCTGCCGGTGATGATTTCGAATCCTACATCAATGTGGCGTGCGACGCAGTTGTCGTAACCTGGAATTGTATTACCTTCTGCACCTGCAGCAGCCAACTCTGCATCAAAAAGTAGTCTGGTTCCTGTGCCCGCAACACGGTTCACAACCGTAACGTTGCCAGATGCAATCTCTTTGGTCCCTTTGATTTTTTTAGGGTTCCCCTTGGCGATGATATAGCCCTGTTCACGGAAGCAGAAGTTTACAACCGCAGGTGGTTCCTGCATTTCGTT
The DNA window shown above is from Halodesulfovibrio marinisediminis DSM 17456 and carries:
- a CDS encoding helix-turn-helix transcriptional regulator, with product MKKLLSTKEVAQYLGVNEKMIYTLISEKNLPATKATGKWLFPAHLVEQWVEARTMNYPESAPASSAMEKTLIIAGSNDMLIDYAMKLYMQENEGSYAAFCNLGSLGGIRSVRDGAAHIATSHLMDRDESDYNFSFTQNEMQEPPAVVNFCFREQGYIIAKGNPKKIKGTKEIASGNVTVVNRVAGTGTRLLFDAELAAAGAEGNTIPGYDNCVARHIDVGFEIITGSADAGLGIRAVAKALNLDFIPVQWERYDLIIPKSLYFEKNIQAFISLLRDPQIIAHAEKLGGYDLTRSASVIYPGEGGSPE
- the lgt gene encoding prolipoprotein diacylglyceryl transferase; translated protein: MLTYPKIDPTVFSIGPVSVHWYGLMYLFGFLAAWLLGRYRASKPTSIWTTEMVDDLVTFCVLGVVLGGRIGYVLFYDLSFYLSNPLEIFAIWNGGMSFHGGLLGVIVCFALFARKHTMTLFEVGDFFAPMVPPGLFFGRIGNFINAELWGRVTDAPTGMIFPGAGSLPRHPSQLYEAGLEGLMLFLILWGFSAKPRPTRAVSGLFLIFYGSFRFIVEFFREPDAQLGFIAFNWLTMGMLLCVPMVLFGTYLIMIAYKKNEFPTNRK
- the pruA gene encoding L-glutamate gamma-semialdehyde dehydrogenase, with amino-acid sequence MDTQLEAKIVERGKEFFTSISGEAPSIFNKGWWTGKVMDWAMKNEDFKVQLFRFVDVFPYLNTSESLSRHIREYFSGDDHEVPAVLKWGAGKASLGGKLTAKLMEKTIRSNIENMGRQFIVGQNTKEAVKGLAKLRKEGFTFTVDLLGEATVSEEEADAYRDGYLEVLDAIAEEQSKWKAHPGKAGDKNMDWGFTPKVNVSIKPSALYSQAKPVDIEGSVQGIYKRLEPVYRKVIEMGGFLCIDMESLKYREITLELFRRLRSAPEFRHYPHLSIVLQAYLRCTEQDAEQLVQWARTEQLPIAVRLVKGAYWDMESVLAKQNNWDFPVWMHKPESDIAFERVAKILLENHELVYFACGSHNIRSISATMEMAKAMNVPEERYEFQVLYGMAEPVRKGLLKVAGRVRLYCPYGDIIPGMAYLVRRLLENTANESFLRQSFADGAEIARLLENPEITLKREMDARPDPAPETFVDGLPHFKNDPMIDFTIPRCRTAFPAAISKIRESAGGIIPLYINGKEVQTDDVIPTTNPADYSEKIADVCQAGTAEIDAALEAADKAFLTWRDTPAKERAACLLKAAEIARERQYELSAWQVLEIGKQWDQAYHDVGEGIDFLEYYAREMLRLDKPRRMGRAPGEHNQLFYQPKGVAAVISPWNFPFAIAIGMCSAAIVTGNPVVYKPASISSRIGYNLVEIFREAGLPDGVFNYCPGRSSVMGDYLIEHPKVSMICFTGSMEVGLRIQNKASVVQPNQMQCKRVIAEMGGKNAIIIDDDADLDEAVLHVVYSAFGFQGQKCSACSRVIVLDPIYDRFIERLVKASEDIKIGRSEDPENYMGPLADASCQKTVMEYIKIAEEEGTILLKRDDHPSEGAYVPLTIVGDIKPEHRIAQEEIFGPVLAVMRASTFDEALEIANGTSFALTGGVFSRSPEHLEQARKEFRVGNLYLNRNNTGALVERQPFGGFKMSGVGSKTGGPDYLIQFLDPRVVTENTMRRGFAPIEADDDWI
- the infA gene encoding translation initiation factor IF-1; its protein translation is MAKEEAIEVDGVVQEALPNAMFKVELSNGHVVLAHISGKMRKFYIRILPGDTVKVELSPYDLTRGRIVYRNK